GCAGTGTCTTACACTGGCACGGTTCAAAACTTTATAAACCAGCATCCTGAAGTTTCCAGCCGAATTGTAGTTGCCAGCGCCAATGAAAATGCCATACAACAGGGGTTATCCAAGTTAAATCTTGTGGGATATAATAGTGCAGGGTTTATGACTCCTTTATTGTCTGGTCTTCTAATTGGTTTAGTGTTCGGTCTGGGAATCGGTGCAGTGTGGATGAAAAGGAAACTTAGTTGAATCTGACTTTAACTTGACCCTATTGTTCAAATTTTTATTCTATTTTGTTATTATTGGAAATATTTCTTTTAGTATTAAAGAATCAACGCTCAAACTGTTTTTATAATAATTTTATTTAAAGTATTACGATAATTTGGAGATATCGTCCTTCAGTAATAACACAAAACATATATATGGTATTACTACAAATCTGGTTTGACAGCAATCTGTCAAAAAATGAAAAAGGAGGTGAAAAGATGAGAAAACAAGGAGTAATACTTGTAATAGCGACATTGATGGCAGTAATTTTATGTGGGGCTGCATCAGCTGCAGATTCATCTACAACTGGGGGTGAAGGATTAAGTGACGTTAATGGATCAGATGCATCACCAGCAGAAGCAATAGATCCCACTATCTGGGTCCAGGTTAACTATGAATATGCTCAGGATGATATTAATCCGGGCATAACTGTTAAGGACTCCAGCAACAATAGTGTGGTGTTTGACAAAACTGAGTACCCAAATAATCATTTTAAGATTAATTTCACTTCTCCGGGGGTGGCCAATGGTACCAAGTTTCTTTTGACTGTGACTGCACCGGGTTACATCACTCAGACTCAGAAAGTGGATGTAAACCAGGCAGGCACTGATCCAATGTTCTATGGGGATGTAACCTTTGATATGAAGGCTACCGAGAACTACAAACTGGGCCGCGAAGTCACTGCAGCCGCCGACAACCTACTGAACTTTGCAAACGCAGATGAAGTGCTGTGCATAACCACAGCTGGTTTGGCTTACCGTAACGGTACCACCACTGAAGACTGTTTGGAAGGTGTTTTAAACGGTTTGCATGGTAAAATCAGTTATGGGCAGGGTAACATTTTGACATTCCAGTCAACACGAACAGATCCTGTGGATTTCTGTTTCATTGTAAGAAATGGCAGTGCACTCACTGCTGCGTTCTTCAAAAACGGTTCACTAACCCCTGCTTACCTGGGCACGTTCTCGGCTATAAACCAAGCCTTATGGGACAACACCATAAAACCAACTTTAGGTGACAATGCCTTTGGATATGTCAGTCTGGCCAACGCCTGGAAAGAAGGACTCTCCACAGATATACTAAGACAAGCCGCCTATCACGGCCACGTTTGTCTGGGAACCATCAGTGGACAGGCTATGATCAGTCTTCTCTTGAAGTACTACCCACATGGGGTGTATGGAAATGCCGGAGAACTGGAAGCAACAAGTTATAGGGCTGTAGGTGTGCCTGGTAACTCAGATGACGATGCATACATCTACTCTCTGGACTTGACCACTGGAAAACGTTCATGGGTAGGTTACAACACTGCTGAAGACAACATGGTTGGATTCATCCGATGGTGTCCATCAACCAATCTAGGAACTCTCATAATAATGAGGTTCAATGAAGAAGCAGTGGTCCAGTTATACAAACAACAAACTGGCAATACTGCTTATTCAGGTATAGCTGGTGAATTAGCTTTCAATACCTGGTTAATCAACAAGTTAGAAACTGACCCCGACTCCCTGGTGGAGATCCTGTACGTCTTTGACAACATAACCCCTGCAATTCACAACAACTTAACTGGAGGAGTTGACTCCAAAAAAGTTGTATGTGATGCACTGGGACTGGACATGGACTACATACTGGGCCTAGGTTTAACCAACATTGCAAGCCAGAGAGTTGCCACTAACTACGCCACTGGAAACCTGACTCCTGAGCAGATCAAACAGATCGGTATCGATGCTGCCAACCAAGCCATTGCACTATTCGCCGTGGAGGGAATAAACTTGGAAAAAGATGACTATGACCTTACAGTCTTCACCACTGCAGGTTACGTACGAGTAAATGAGCAGGTAATGGATATGGCCATGGATGGAATCTACCAGATCTTAGGATCCAGACTATCCAGAGCAACCCTACTACCAGTGCACAACGCCCGATACAACCCATTATACTTCCAGTTCAGTCTGGAAACTTTGGTGAACGGAACTAAAACTGTCATCAGTAAAACCCTAACTTACAATCCAGAAAATGGCACATTCACAGCCAAAAACGAATCTTCATGTATCATTGACCAGGTAATACTGTACGACCCACCTTACGATGCTTTAATGGCTTGGTTATGGCATAACCACGTTTGTGGTGGTAGTTCACCAGGATACTTAATCACCAATTACATCTACGATAACTTCCCAATTGGGGAAGACGAAAGTTACGCACTTATTGGTACTTCCATCAGCTGCAGAGATGACATATATTCCTACCTCTTAGGGATTTCCCCAGGAGCAGGAACCTATTTCAGCCAGAGAATGACCAGTGATACCAATGGTAAGTCCGTCCTAATTCTAAGTGTCTTTGACAGTGCAACCAACACCCGAAGAGTAGCCATCATAGACTGGGAAGGTCCCTCATTTGCTAAAGGTTCTAACTCTTATGAAGAATACATCAAACTGTATAAGGGAGATTATTCCTCACCGAACCTGATTTCTGCACCGACAATTACTCTGTCTGCAGATACTTGGGTAACTGAAGAGGAGTGGCAAAGAATTATAGCTGGAGGAGATGCAAGAGGTGATTCCTTGAATTATATTAAAGGATTACCTGTACGTACTAAGGATGACCTGATAAAAATCCAGGGCGGTACTGAAACTCAAGATGGAGATTCAAACCAGGGAACTTCAACTGGAACTTCAAATGGATCAGTACTGGTAACTTCAACTGGAACTGGTGGAACTGGTGGAACTGGAAGGTTCTCCACAGGATCTGTAGGTACTACTGGTGCTGCAGTGAATGCTGCAACCGAGACCACCACCACCGAAGCTGGAGCTCAGCCTGCAGGTGATACTGGAAAATCCTACGAAGTAACTCAGGCTGGAACCGAGAACAATGACAACACCCCGTGGGGTACCTACGCAATTGTGGGAATTGTATCTGTCCTGGCATTAGGTGCAGTTGGATTCTTCTTCAAGGGCAGTCTGTTTGGTAGATAATGAAAAAACTTTTTCCCCATTTTTTCTTTTTTTTAATTCAGTCTTCTGTTGATTATTTTTCGGAATAAGTGTAAACATATTTTGTGCCGATAAATTATTAAAAAATAGATATTTTTAATATGCTTGTTTTTTCAGATTAAAAGCTCTTAGTGGCTTCCTTGAGTAATTGGTTACCCTTGGTGGTAATAAAAAACCGCCATGAATCATGATCTTTGTATTAATTATTAATTTTTTATTACTATTAAGTTCAAATTACATTCATTTGTAATAACACAAATGTTATATATAGTATTATTATAAATTCAGTCTGACAATTAATTTGTCATGATAAAAAATGTAAAAGGAGGTGAAAAGGATGAGAAAACAAGTGACAAAACGAATAGTTCTAATAACAACGTGTCTTGTTTTTGCATTGGTGCTATCAGGAACTGTAGCGGCAGAAGATACTACGCGGGTAGGTGATTCAGGAGGAGCTGCAGAACTTTCAGAAACTCAAAACCAGAAATATTTAGAACAACAGAATTCAAGCTCTGAAAATGAATCTCAGACCATGAAGGATCCGCAAGTGTTAATTATACACTCTTCTGAAAGTACAAGGATGACTAACGATGCAGCTCATCATATCATGGACCTTATCAATCCAACTCAATTGGGTTATAAACCTAATGATAAGAGTACATGGCTTGTAAAATTCGATATAAGAACTACAACTCAGATAGGGCAAATGTCAACTGTTGATCTCAAGGCATTAATCGAAAACGCAGACATAATAATAGCGGAATGGATATTTGAACCCGGAATGAGTAATTTCAAAAATGTAATATCCGCAAACCCAGAAATACTCAAGAATAAACCCAACAAAATATTCCTAATATTGGAAAGTGACCCCTCTGTAACAAAACTTAGCCAGATAAATGGACAGTATATATTCCAGAAATCTGATGGAACTTGGATATCTGATGGAGTTATTGGGGATACAAGCACTAAAAATACTATTCTTTATGACCTTAAGAATGGAAACATTCAGAGAATAAATCAGTATAAAGCAACTTATTCTAAAGCCAACGGATATCTCTGGTTTGAAGAATGGATTGATTCGGGAATTTATTATGCCAATAAAGGTACAGAAAACTATGAAAATCAGTATAAGTGGGTCTTAAAGAAGTTTGCGGATTTGAATGGTAATCCATGGACTTGGACACCTGCCCCTGCAAGAATATTCTCAAAGGAGATGCTATATAGGGATGGAGTTATTTACACCACTTTAAAAAGTTACTTGGCACAATACCCCCTGGATCCATCTAAACCTACTGTTGGTTTGGTATCCAGTGAAGGATCATTACTTTCAGGTAACATGGATTTCTTCCAGACAACTATCGAAAAAATGGTGGCACAGGGTATGAATGTAATACCTGTAGTTGGTTACTATTCCGGAACTAATGGAACATTACCGACCAATGTTTATTCGGCAATGATCAAATTCTTTGTTTACGATCCGGCAGAAACAACCCATGTAGTAACAAACACAGATTACGAAGCTAACCCATCCAAATACAAGTATAGAATAGATGCTCTGGTGAGTTTTTATACCTTCACTCTTGGTTCAGGCTTCCTAGAACAGACCAACAGTTTCTTAAGCAACATGAACGTACCAGTATTCCGTGCCATGACTTCCACTAAAAGAAGTGAGGGGGAATGGCTTACTTCAGATGATGGTCTAATGTGGAGTGATAGTTACTATCAAATAGCCATACCTGAAACACAGGGAATAGTAGAGCCCATATTTGTCGCTACCACTGAAACAGAGATGGACACAGTTACCGGAGCAATGATCGGAAGTTACAAAGCCATAACAGAAAGAATAGAAAAATTAGCCAGCAGAGTAAAAAACTGGACTGATCTAAAATACATGGATAATGCCAATAAAAAGATCGCTTTGGTTTACTACAACTACCCACCAGGAAAACAAAACATTGGAGCTTCCTACCTGAACGTCCCGGACACCATAGTTGGAATTTTAAATAGATTAAAATTGGACGGATACACTGTAGAGGACATTCCACAGAATGGTGATGCTCTAGTTAGCTTAATGATCGAACGCGGAATTAACGTTGCAAATTGGGCTCCAGGAGTCTTGGAAGAACTGGCTAATAATCCTAACACCATCCTCTGGGATGCCGACGAGTACATAGCTTGGTTTAATACACTACACCCGCTAGCCCAAAAACAGGTAACTGAAGGACCAGTAGGATACATCGAAGAAGTAACTAAACTGGGAGTATCTTATGGGGCAAACAATGATGTTGTAAAGGCTATGACCATTAAAACCATTGATAAATGGACTGAGGAAATGATCTCCCTGGCCAACACATATCCTGAAAAGGCAACACAAGCGATTGGATTCATAAAAGACATGGGCAATGCCTTGAAAGAGGTAATAGGTGGAAATACAGATGCTTGGATGGCATTTTTCAATGCAAAAACAGCATTCCAGTCTCTGTCTATCCCTGGACTAAATGGATGGGGGCAGGCACCAGGAAATATAATGACAGTTACTCGTAACGGTAAAAAATATATTGTTATTCCTGGACTTCGGTTTGGAAATGTTTTCATAGGTCCTGAACCACAGAGAGGATGGGAAGCAGACGCCAGCAAATTCTATCATAGTACCGTAGTTCCCCCAACTCACCAGTATCTAGCGTGGTATGCTTACATCAACCAGCAGTTTAATGCCGATGCACAAGTACACGTGGGAAGGCACGCCAGCTATGAATGGTTGCCCACTAAACAAGTGGCACTATCTCAGTTTGATTACTCAGACATAATGGCCGGAGACATACCCTCTGTCTATCTGTACATCATGGATGGAGTTGGTGAAGGAACACAGGCTAAAAGAAGAGGTCTGGCTGTGATTGTCGATCACCTGACTCCACCACTTAAAACTGTAGTTTTATATGGAGGATTACTAGAGTTAAAGGATCTTCTAAATCTTTATGAAACAGCAGCTCAAGATATGAAGGAACATTACCGAAAGGCTATTGCAGATAAAGTAAAAGAGATGAATCTGGCTACAGATCTGGGAATCATCAATCCAGATAACATCAACGATGCAGACATAGAAGAGATCCATGACTACTTGGTGAATTTGCAGGATACCCTGTTACCCTATGGTCTTCACACTTTCGGACAATCATGGACTGACCAGGAAATAGCACTTCTGGCAACTTCCATTGTTTCAGTTGACAGTTCCACCAGTTCATCACTTCAGAAACTAATCTGTCAGGTTATGCATCCTACCTGGAACTATAATGATCTAACCATAGAACAGGCAGGACAACTGAACCAGGAAGCACAGAATTGGATACTGCAGATCATTACCGGCCAAAAAACGGCAGCAGAATTAACTACAGATGCTACCTTACAAGCAAAACTCAATGATGCAAAGTCATACGCTGATAAAATCAGGAACAGTTTCACATCAGAGATGGATTCCCTGGTTGAGGCACTTTCTGGAGGATATGTTACTCCAGGCAAAGGAAACGATCCCATTAAGTCTCCTGAATCACTCCCAACTGGTATAAACTTTTATGCCTTAGATGAGAGTAAAATGCCTACCCAGGTTGCCTGGGATCTTGGTAAAAAACTGGCAGATATGGCCTTAGCCCAACTGGATAATATTCCGGAGAAGATAGCAGCGGTAGTATGGTGTGTGGAAACAGCCCGTGATGATGGTACCATGGTATCGTTTGTGCTTAGAATGCTGGGGATACAGCCCTGGACGTACAACACAGTCAGTAAGAAGTGGGAAATGAAATACACCGCCACTCCAATGGCAACCCTTTTAAGCGATCTCAATGCAGTAAGGACTGCTAATGGTTTAGCAGCAGTAACCAAAAGACCAAGAGTTGACGTGGTTGTAACTACCAGCGGCTTATTCCGTGATCTATTCCCCAGACTCTTGACCAACATGGACCGTTCCTATCGACTTGCTCTAGCAGCATCATACAACCAGATCGTTGTACAGTATCCTCAACTGACTACTGCCCTTGATTATGTGCTGCTAACACTGGTAGATGCCAAATACACCAACTTCAAAGGAGATGAATCCCTGGATCAGAACTATATAGCCAAACACTGGATTGAATCCACTTTAGGATTTATAGGTCAGGGAATATCATCTAATGAGTCTGGAGAACTCGCCATAACTCGAATATTCGCACCACCTGTGGGTGAATACGGTGCTGGTGTTAACAAGGCAGTTGAACAGAGCTGGACTTGGGAGAACAGGGAAGA
This DNA window, taken from Methanobacterium subterraneum, encodes the following:
- a CDS encoding FmdE family protein, translated to MRKQGVILVIATLMAVILCGAASAADSSTTGGEGLSDVNGSDASPAEAIDPTIWVQVNYEYAQDDINPGITVKDSSNNSVVFDKTEYPNNHFKINFTSPGVANGTKFLLTVTAPGYITQTQKVDVNQAGTDPMFYGDVTFDMKATENYKLGREVTAAADNLLNFANADEVLCITTAGLAYRNGTTTEDCLEGVLNGLHGKISYGQGNILTFQSTRTDPVDFCFIVRNGSALTAAFFKNGSLTPAYLGTFSAINQALWDNTIKPTLGDNAFGYVSLANAWKEGLSTDILRQAAYHGHVCLGTISGQAMISLLLKYYPHGVYGNAGELEATSYRAVGVPGNSDDDAYIYSLDLTTGKRSWVGYNTAEDNMVGFIRWCPSTNLGTLIIMRFNEEAVVQLYKQQTGNTAYSGIAGELAFNTWLINKLETDPDSLVEILYVFDNITPAIHNNLTGGVDSKKVVCDALGLDMDYILGLGLTNIASQRVATNYATGNLTPEQIKQIGIDAANQAIALFAVEGINLEKDDYDLTVFTTAGYVRVNEQVMDMAMDGIYQILGSRLSRATLLPVHNARYNPLYFQFSLETLVNGTKTVISKTLTYNPENGTFTAKNESSCIIDQVILYDPPYDALMAWLWHNHVCGGSSPGYLITNYIYDNFPIGEDESYALIGTSISCRDDIYSYLLGISPGAGTYFSQRMTSDTNGKSVLILSVFDSATNTRRVAIIDWEGPSFAKGSNSYEEYIKLYKGDYSSPNLISAPTITLSADTWVTEEEWQRIIAGGDARGDSLNYIKGLPVRTKDDLIKIQGGTETQDGDSNQGTSTGTSNGSVLVTSTGTGGTGGTGRFSTGSVGTTGAAVNAATETTTTEAGAQPAGDTGKSYEVTQAGTENNDNTPWGTYAIVGIVSVLALGAVGFFFKGSLFGR
- a CDS encoding cobaltochelatase subunit CobN, whose translation is MRKQVTKRIVLITTCLVFALVLSGTVAAEDTTRVGDSGGAAELSETQNQKYLEQQNSSSENESQTMKDPQVLIIHSSESTRMTNDAAHHIMDLINPTQLGYKPNDKSTWLVKFDIRTTTQIGQMSTVDLKALIENADIIIAEWIFEPGMSNFKNVISANPEILKNKPNKIFLILESDPSVTKLSQINGQYIFQKSDGTWISDGVIGDTSTKNTILYDLKNGNIQRINQYKATYSKANGYLWFEEWIDSGIYYANKGTENYENQYKWVLKKFADLNGNPWTWTPAPARIFSKEMLYRDGVIYTTLKSYLAQYPLDPSKPTVGLVSSEGSLLSGNMDFFQTTIEKMVAQGMNVIPVVGYYSGTNGTLPTNVYSAMIKFFVYDPAETTHVVTNTDYEANPSKYKYRIDALVSFYTFTLGSGFLEQTNSFLSNMNVPVFRAMTSTKRSEGEWLTSDDGLMWSDSYYQIAIPETQGIVEPIFVATTETEMDTVTGAMIGSYKAITERIEKLASRVKNWTDLKYMDNANKKIALVYYNYPPGKQNIGASYLNVPDTIVGILNRLKLDGYTVEDIPQNGDALVSLMIERGINVANWAPGVLEELANNPNTILWDADEYIAWFNTLHPLAQKQVTEGPVGYIEEVTKLGVSYGANNDVVKAMTIKTIDKWTEEMISLANTYPEKATQAIGFIKDMGNALKEVIGGNTDAWMAFFNAKTAFQSLSIPGLNGWGQAPGNIMTVTRNGKKYIVIPGLRFGNVFIGPEPQRGWEADASKFYHSTVVPPTHQYLAWYAYINQQFNADAQVHVGRHASYEWLPTKQVALSQFDYSDIMAGDIPSVYLYIMDGVGEGTQAKRRGLAVIVDHLTPPLKTVVLYGGLLELKDLLNLYETAAQDMKEHYRKAIADKVKEMNLATDLGIINPDNINDADIEEIHDYLVNLQDTLLPYGLHTFGQSWTDQEIALLATSIVSVDSSTSSSLQKLICQVMHPTWNYNDLTIEQAGQLNQEAQNWILQIITGQKTAAELTTDATLQAKLNDAKSYADKIRNSFTSEMDSLVEALSGGYVTPGKGNDPIKSPESLPTGINFYALDESKMPTQVAWDLGKKLADMALAQLDNIPEKIAAVVWCVETARDDGTMVSFVLRMLGIQPWTYNTVSKKWEMKYTATPMATLLSDLNAVRTANGLAAVTKRPRVDVVVTTSGLFRDLFPRLLTNMDRSYRLALAASYNQIVVQYPQLTTALDYVLLTLVDAKYTNFKGDESLDQNYIAKHWIESTLGFIGQGISSNESGELAITRIFAPPVGEYGAGVNKAVEQSWTWENREEVADVYINRMSHSYTERNWGISNPDLFRELLKGIEIAYHSRCTNLYGVLDNDDYYDYYGGLSMAIEMMNNGKAPNLNVLYYANTNNPQIYSLQQFMAQEMRSRYFNPEWIQGMMGEGYSGARYISNKFVSYLWGWQVTSPSTVKNWMWEEVANTYVKDQYNLGVTKWLSTGNNAYSMISITGTLLTAAYEGYWKTDQATLNMVKNTWAQLIATNGVACCDCSCGNLAMIEWASKNLNPDLLAKLNSEIYKATGNSQFAPGQIPSQTQQPATRSQTTGSTASATSQSISDSDGSSERPKSEESTSPGDIGHAKAYEVSDGGNSGSSDSGLPLAAIVGVIALVCLIGYGYFRGR